From a region of the Besnoitia besnoiti strain Bb-Ger1 chromosome I, whole genome shotgun sequence genome:
- a CDS encoding Ras family protein (encoded by transcript BESB_004450), with amino-acid sequence MAALALAFFRQCGALYGCCSLCFVWGSRAPPRLRARGAHAIESVFDRRGLDTLLSVSGCLSAERTVRNLVLSICEFRLQAAPAAPHPTEETGAGGGVPGGRVGSQLLLLGSGLGSSDRGGTQLLMHGGADETQCYDDLHVIELERGLWRAVSVGGFSKPSGVYGHSMRVWNDKIVLFGGLANQRAQELANIDGVQTFPPPPFIGPQSTEWLHNPQPSNSLFLLQVDGFVWTQPDVDGEVPTPRAFHGATICKDFLVVFGGATDARLREPSNDLYLLDLLRSTWHCPSSFSAKKRRAGEGLEIETESGGAAREEAEDESESAPVVRVSGTPPSPRLGHAMVTVKQTEKILLFGGVADDTNLYCLDFEVYRRARSGASRRAAADDDDEVSELSLAWSCIETHRTGPVSRGFFTFAQVGPGRLFIFGGQPLTSAAPDASSPADLYVLNLKTYNWQKPLYEGQLSLRAEAAAVLHDKLIVFGGARVSPKAPAASGAAEGEATGPARSAKPSALGNEGEGALSSLLGASSSCRISKKLFFLNVLEIKEGAGGGEFRFKLVTVGDSGVGKSCLLMRFVQDQYSDFHVSTIGVDFKSVVTMVKGKVCTLQLWDTAGQERFSGVTGNYYRNADCFVLVFDATRRSTFLHIDSWIKQIKEHHDCGLSTIMLLIGNKADLSGTLEVSEQEAREFADGIGAIYVSTSAKTSANVDAAFLAAATKLVDMRRRAAAGAASAAASATSAAPAAASPLPAPARPGSGISLLPNALGGSPLSQRRAGCAGACAGGGGGLLEQLRQSPPVQANGENQENRGDSLAPSTQA; translated from the exons atggcggcgctcgccttaGCTTTCTTTAGGCAGTGTGGCGCCCTTTACGGGTGCTGTTCGCTGTGCTTTGTTTG gggttcgcgcgcgcctccgcggcttcgggctcgcggcgcccacgcgaTCGAGTCTGTTTTCGATCGGCGCGGCCTTGACACTCTCTTGTCCGTCTCTGGCTGCCTGTCTGCAGAGCGAACCGTGCGGAACCTCGTTCTTTCAATCTGCGAGTTCCGCCtacaggcggcgccggctgcgccacaccccacagaggagacaggggccggcggcggcgtgcccggcgggcgcgtgggCAGTCAGCTGCTCCTTCTCGGCAGCGGCTTGGGCTCCAGCGACCGCGGGGGGACGCAGCTGCTCATGCatggcggcgcggacgaaaCCCAGTGCTACGACGATCTTCACGTGATTGAGCTCg AGCGAGGCTTGTGGCGGGCGGTCAGCGTCGGCGGTTTCTCCAAGCCTAGCGGGGTCTATGGTCACTCCATGCGAGTCTGGAATGACAAAATCGTCCTCTTTGGCGGCCTCGCGAACCAGAGAGCCCAGGAGCTCGCAAACATAGACGGGGTCCAGACG TTTCCGCCGCCACCCTTCATAGGGCCTCAAAGCACAGAGTGGCTGCACAACCCGCAGCCGAGCAACAGTCTCTTCCTGCTTCAG GTCGACGGATTCGTGTGGACGCAGCCCgacgtcgacggcgaggTTCCCactcctcgcgccttccaCGGCGCCACCA TTTGCAAAgacttcctcgtcgtctttgGGGGTGCGACCGACGCCAGACTGCGAGAG CCAAGCAACGACTTGTATCTTCTCGACTTGTTGCGGAGTACGTGGCACTGCCCGTCCTCCTTTTCTGCGAAGAAACGGCGAGCCGGCGAAGGTCTCGAAATCGAGACAGAAAGtggtggcgccgcgcgtgaggaggcggaagatgAAAGCGAGTCTGCGCCTGTAGTCAGAGTGTCAGGcactccgccttcgccgcgcctcggtCACGCCATGGTCACTGTGAAGCAGACTGAAAAGATTCTTCTCTTTGG CGGTGTGGCAGATGACACGAATTTGTACTGCCTGGATTTCGAGGTCTACCGAAGGGCGCGGTCCGGTgccagcagacgcgcagccgcagacgacgatgACGAAGTTTCTGAACTTTCTCTCGCTTGGTCTTGCATCGAG ACGCACCGGACTGGCCCTGTGAGTCGCGGCTTCTTCACGTTCGCGCAAGTCGGACCGGGGCGGCTCTTCATCTTCGGCGGTCAGCCGCTgaccagcgccgcgcccgacgccagCAGTCCCGCGGACCTCTACGTGCTGAATCTGAAGACCTACAACTGGCAGAAGCCGCTCTACGAAG GCCAGCTGTCTCTTCgagcagaggctgcggcggtcCTGCATGACAAGCTTATTGTCTTCGGAGGGGCGCGGGTCTCGCCCAaggcgcccgctgcctccggcgccgcggagggcgaggcgaccgggccggcgcggagcgcaAAACCCAGTGCCCTCG GTAACGAGGGCGAAGGggcgctgtcgtcgctgctCGGCGCGTCCAGCTCCTGCCGCATCAGCAAGAAGCTGTTTTTTCTGAATGTCTTGGAGATTAaagaaggcgccggaggcggggAATTTCGCTTCAAACTCGTCACAGTCGGCGACTCGGGCGTCGGGAAGTCCTGTCTTCTCATGCGCTTCGTGCAG GATCAGTACTCGGATTTTCACGTGTCTACGATTGGAGTCGACTTCAAGTCGGTTGTGACGATGGTGAAAGGCAAGGTCTGCACGCTGCAGCTTTGGGATACAGCGGGACAGGAGCGCTTCAGCGGCGTGACAGGCAACTACTACCGAAACGCAGACTGTTTCGTGCTTGTCTTCGATGCGACGCGACGAAGTACCTTCCTCCATATCGACAGCTGGATCAAACAG ATCAAGGAACACCACGACTGTGGCCTGTCGACGATCATGCTTCTGATTGGAAACAAGGCAGACCTGAGCGGGACTTTGGAGGTCTCTGAGCAAGAAGCTCGCGAGTTCGCAGACGGCATTGGCGCCATCTACGTCTCTACTTCGGCCAAG ACGTCGGCGAACGTGGATGCCGCCTtcctggcggccgcgacgaagCTCGTGGACatgcgacgacgcgcagctgccggggctgcctccgcggcggcttctgcgacctccgcggctcccgccgcggcgagtcccttgccagcgcctgcgcgtccggGGTCAGGAATTTCTCTTTTGCCTAACGCGCTGGGGGGGTCTCCGCTGAGTCAGCGAAGGGCCGggtgcgcgggcgcgtgcgcaggcggcggtggcggcctCCTTGAGCAGCTTCGGCAGAGCCCGCCAGTCCAGGCAAATGGCGAAAACCAAGAAAACCGAGGAGacagcctcgcgccttccaCGCAGGCCTGA